From Desmodus rotundus isolate HL8 chromosome 10, HLdesRot8A.1, whole genome shotgun sequence, one genomic window encodes:
- the MC2R gene encoding adrenocorticotropic hormone receptor, translating into MKHIINLYENINDTARNNSDCPHVVLPEEIFFTISIIGLLENLIVLLAVIKNKNLQAPMYFFICSLAISDMLGSLYKILENILIMFRNMGYLKPHGDFETTADDILDSLFILSLLGSIFSLSVIAADRYVTIFHALQYHSIVTMRRAVVVLMVIWTCCTCSGITMVIFSHHIPTVITFTLLFPLMLVFILCLYMHMFLLARSHVRKIMTISRANMKGAVTLTILLGVFIFCWAPFILHVLLMTFCPNNPYCVCYMSLFQVNGMLIMCNAVIDPFIYAFRSPELREAFKKMIFCSRY; encoded by the coding sequence ATGAAGCACATAATCAATCTGTATGAAAACATCAATGATACAGCAAGAAATAATTCAGACTGTCCTCATGTGGTTTTGCCCGAAGAGATATTTTTTACAATATCCATCATTGGGCTTCTGGAAAATCTGATCGTCCTTCTGGCTGTGATCAAAAATAAGAATCTCCAGGCTCCCATGTACTTTTTTATTTGCAGCTTGGCCATTTCTGATATGTTGGGCAGCCTGTATAAGATTTTGGAAAATATCCTGATCATGTTCAGAAACATGGGTTATCTCAAGCCTCATGGAGATTTTGAAACCACAGCAGATGACATCCTTGATTCCCTGTTCATCCTTTCCCTACTTGGCTCCATTTTCAGCCTGTCTGTGATCGCTGCTGACCGCTACGTTACAATCTTCCATGCTTTGCAGTACCACAGCATTGTGACTATGCGCCGTGCCGTTGTCGTCCTGATGGTCATCTGGACATGTTGCACATGCAGTGGCATCACCATGGTaatcttctcccatcacatccccACAGTGATCACCTTTACATTGTTGTTCCCTCTGATGTTGGTGTTTATCCTGTGCCTTTATATGCACATGTTCTTACTGGCCCGTTCCCATGTTAGGAAGATCATGACAATTTCCAGAGCCAACATGAAAGGGGCCGTCACACTGACCATCTTACTAGGGGTCTTCATTTTCTGTTGGGCCCCCTTTATCCTTCATGTCCTCTTAATGACATTCTGCCCAAATAACCCTTACTGTGTCTGCTACATGTCCCTCTTCCAGGTGAATGGCATGTTGATCATGTGCAATGCAGTCATTGACCCTTTTATATATGCATTCCGAAGCCCAGAGCTTAGGGAAGCATTCAAAAAGATGATCTTCTGCAGCAGGTACTAA